Below is a genomic region from Streptosporangium album.
TAGTCGTGACCGCGCTGGGAGACGAGAGGGGCGTGGCTGACCCCGATGCCCAGGGCGAACCGCCCCGGGTAGGCCTCGCCGAGTGCCCTCCCCCCGGCCGCCATGGCCGTCGCGTCCCGCACCCAGATGTTGGCGATGCCGGTCGCGACCGAGATGCGCTCCGTGGCCGCGAGCAGGATTCCCGCGGCGCTGAACGCCTCCCTGCCCCCCTGCGCCTCACCGAACCACAGCGTGTCGTAGCCGAGCTGCTCGATCTCGGCCGCGGCCTGCCGGACGGCCGGGGCCGGAGCCCTGCTCAACAGGGGATGCCATACACCGATCCGTCCGATGCCCATCACTGTCTCCGATCAAGCTTGACCATACTGTTCGATTCCGATCGGGCGGGAGGCGTTTCCCTGCCCGTGTCGTCGCGGCGCCCGCTCTCCGGGGGCACCTGCCCCTCGGAGAGCGGGACCGTCACCACTGTGATCGCCGTACGGATCGCGGGCAGGCGGTCACCACCGCCACCGGCTTGCCCACGAGGACCGCGCCGCCGCGCCGGGAGGCCATCCAGTCCAGCGCGTGACCGAGCTGGGGCGGCAGGACGCTGTGCTCCCCCTGCCGAAGGCTGCCGGCCATTCCAATGATCTTCATCCCCGGCCCCATCCCTGTCGCGACCCCGCGACACTACGAGCACGGGGGAATCTCGCCGAGCCGATCACGCGGACGCGGCCTCCGCCGGCGCGGCTCCCCCAGCTATCCGACACAACCGCCGGGCTTCACGCTCCATCACACCCGCCCCGTGCCCCACAGGACGGGGAACGAACGCGTCCGCGCACATTTTTCCCTCAAAGTTCGGCGGTCTCTCCGCCAAACGTGGCCGGGCCCATGACCTCGACCCGCGCCTCCTCTCGCTCCGGAAACGTCCGGAACGCCGCCCCCTGCCGCCCTCACGGACTCATCGAGGCGGCGGGGCCGGAGTTCCCGGAGACCGCGCCTCGCGACGGCCGGCGATTTCATGCGGCCGGCCACCGACACTGTTCCTTATAGAAGAAAGTTTCATTCATGTTTCCTCAGCGCGCTACACGAGCGGTAACGTGAGCGCACTCACACCACATGACCGGTATCGACTCCCCCGTCCGGTCAGGCGGTCACCGAAAGGGCTTTCATGAGCGTTCAAGCCACGCCCCGCCAGGCTCCGGCCGGCACCTCGTCACCGTACCGCTGGGTAATCCTCCTGCTGTGCTGGGCGTCGTTCACGATGACCTCGGTCGACCGCTCGACCTGGGGCCCGGCTTCGGCATCGGTCGGAGAGGCGCTGGGAGTCTCCCTGGCGGGGCTGGGCCTCTTCGCGACGGCCTACTACGTCGGCTACGTCGTCTCCAACGCCGGAGGCGGTTTCCTCACCGACTGGCTGGGCGCGAGGAACATCCTGGCCGGATCGCTGTTCGTGGCCGGCGCGTTCATGGTTCTGTTCGGATCGAGCCCCTCGGCAGGCGTCGGCATCGCCTTCCAGGCACTCATCGGCCTGTTCGCCGGAGCCGACTACGCCGCCGGTGTCAAGCTCATCACGGTGTGGTTCACCTCCGAGGGCCGGGGACTGGCCATGGGCGTTTTCATGACCGCCACCTCGCTGGGCACCGTGATCGCCAACGCCGTCGTGCCCCGGCTCATCCAGTGGCAGAACTGGCAGACCTCCTACCACTTCTTCGGGGCGGTCTCGATGGTACTTGCCTCTTCCTCATCCGCAACGGCGGTGCCGGCGCCCGGAGCGAGGCCGGGCCGCAGAAGCCGGATCTGCGCCCCCTGATGGGCAACCGCGACCTGCTCCTGCTCGGCCTGGCCGGATTCGGCGGCCTCTGGGGCACCTATGGCTTCATCACCTGGTCGAACACGCTGATGGTGAAGGGCAACGGCATCGACCCGGTGACCGCCGGGACCGTCGTTGTGCTCTTCGGTATCGTGGCCGTCGTCAGCAAGCCGCTGATCGGACTGGTGACCGACCTGATCGGCAAGGGCCGCAGGATCCCCACCGTGATCGTCCTGGCGTTCTTCGTGGTCACGCTGCTGGTCTTCGGCAGCATGACCACGGCGACCCAGTTCCTCATCGTGGCGCCCTTCCTCGGACTCGGCGCCTACATCTACAGCCCGCTCATGGTCGCGATGATCCCCGACCTGTCCGGCCGGCGGCTGGCCGGCTCCGCGGCGGGAGCGACCAACGCGGTCTGGCAGCTCGGCAGCGTCATCGTCCCCGTCGTCATCGGCGCGGTCTTCCAGACGACGGGCTCCTTCTACGCGGCCTTCGTGACCCTCGCGATCGGCCCCCTCATCGGCGCGATCCTCATGTTCTTCGTCCGCGAGCCCGGAAAGGCGGCATGATCCAGATGACCGAGCACTACGACGTGATCGTCGCAGGGGGCGGATCCGGCGGGGTCGCCGCCGCGGTCGGCGCGGCCCGCGCCGGCGCACGCACGCTCCTTGTCGAGCGCGGCCCGTGCCTGGGCGGCGCCGCCACCCTTCGCAACGTCCTCACCTACTGCGGCCTGTACACACGGGCTGAGCCGTACAC
It encodes:
- a CDS encoding MFS transporter, which codes for MSVQATPRQAPAGTSSPYRWVILLLCWASFTMTSVDRSTWGPASASVGEALGVSLAGLGLFATAYYVGYVVSNAGGGFLTDWLGARNILAGSLFVAGAFMVLFGSSPSAGVGIAFQALIGLFAGADYAAGVKLITVWFTSEGRGLAMGVFMTATSLGTVIANAVVPRLIQWQNWQTSYHFFGAVSMVLASSSSATAVPAPGARPGRRSRICAP
- a CDS encoding MFS transporter translates to MGNRDLLLLGLAGFGGLWGTYGFITWSNTLMVKGNGIDPVTAGTVVVLFGIVAVVSKPLIGLVTDLIGKGRRIPTVIVLAFFVVTLLVFGSMTTATQFLIVAPFLGLGAYIYSPLMVAMIPDLSGRRLAGSAAGATNAVWQLGSVIVPVVIGAVFQTTGSFYAAFVTLAIGPLIGAILMFFVREPGKAA